The stretch of DNA AATCCTGCGCCCCCAACTAACCAACCTATAGCTGCGCCAACGCCAGCCCCGACTGCTCAGCCGACATCTCAGCCTACAAGTCCAACTCCTTTCCCAATACCAACTCAAGCCCCAAACCCAACACCCGCTCCAACACCACTTCCAACCGCGGCTCCCACGCCACGCCCCACCAGCTCACCTCCCGGAGGGTTAAATGATTTTCAATCAGAGGTTTTAGATTTAGTGAATAATGCCCGGGCGCAAGCAAGAAATTGCGGTTCAGATTTCTTTCCTTCAGCACCACCAGTGGGTTGGGATGAGAGAATACAGGACGCTGCTCAGCTTCATTCTGAGGATATGGCGGACAATCAAAACTTTAGCCATACAGGCACTAACGGTTCAGACACTGGAGACAGACTACTGATGCAAAACTATAATTGGAACTCATGGGGAGAGAATATTCTAGTAGGTTTAGACAACGCGCCAGACGCTGTAGACGCTTGGATAGGATCTTCAGGGCACTGCAGCATAATTATGAGCCCTTCGCTAAGGGAGGTAGGGGCAGGATTTGCTCAAGGAATTTTTCAGGGCAGAACATCCTTTTATTGGACACTCGTATTTGCAACAGAGAGATGAACTCTTAGTCCTGTTTATGTAATTCTTTTTTAAAGCGTTTGAAATTCTCGATATAATGCCTGGCAGAGTATTTGAGCTCCTCTACAACTTTCTCATCTACCTTTTTAATAACCTTTGCTGGTGATCCAAGAGCAAGTGAGTTATTAGGAATTTCCTTTCCCTGAGGCACTATGCTATTTGCTCCTATTATACAGTTGTTTCCAATCTTGGCGTTGTTTAAGATAACAGAGTTTATACCAATTAAGCTGTTGTCGCCTACTGTGCATCCGTGGAGCATAGCCTGGTGACCAACAGTTACTCCCTTACCGATATCAAGTGGGATTCCCCCGTCAGTGTGTATTACCACCGCGTCTTGAATATTTGTACCTTCGCCGATAGTAATAACATCATTATCGCCTCTAATCACAACATTAAACCATATGCTTACATCGTTATGGATCACCACTGAGCCTATAACTGTTGCATTGTCGGCAATAAAATAGTCCTCAGCCAATATTTCAACTTTCCTTTCTCCAAGTGAGTAGATCACGTTAGCTCCCAGTTTGTTGTAGATTTAAATCGCATATTTTTATTATAGCCCGATTAGATGAGCTTATGCCAGCCCTTAACTGTTTTTGCCAGGAACACTCTAAAGGTCGGGCTTGTTTTTAAATACTCATATATTTCATTCGCCTCATCCTCTTCTCTAAAAAGGGCAAATACACAAGAGCCGCTACCTGACATAAGAACTGATTTCAGCCCTAATGAGGAGAGAATCTCTTTGTATGCTTTTATCTCAGGATACAAAGCCATAGCCGCTGGCTCTAAGTCATTTTGGAGCGGCGGCTCTACATCCTTATTGTTAAAATCCTCTATGTGCTTATTAAAATCCTCATCACTAATCGTCTCAATCTGCTTTTGATTATTCAACTCGTCCCATTTTTGGTAGACCTCTTGAGTTGAGCTATGAATATTGGGACAAACAATTACGTAGTGAAATGAGGGAAATTCTCTAAGTGTCGTTATTTTCTCACCAATACCCTCCATAACTGCAGATTGTGATCGTATAAAAAAACTCACATCTGCTCCAAGTTGCGGGGCAATATTTGCCAATTCTTGCTCAGATAGCGCTTTGGTAAGTCTGCTCAAACCAACCAAAACTGCGCCTGCATTACTGCTTCCCCCGCCAAGTCCCGCTCCTTGGGGTATTTGCTTTTTTATGAAAATTTTTACTCTAGACTCAAGCCCGCTTGCCTTTATAAACAGATCCGCCGCTTTCCAAGCCAGATTATCACTGCCTTTGGGTATATCAAGACCATTTGAATCAAGATCTATGCCGCTTCCCTCTTCTAGCTCAATTTGAACCTCATCAAATAAGTTGACCGGTTGTATTATGGAGCGAAGCTCGTGGTACCCGTCTTGTCTTAACCCTAGAATTTCGAGGGTTAAGTTCACTTTTGCCGGCGATAAAAGCTTTATATAACTCATAAATCATTATTATTACCGATTATTTGTCTAAAGTTTATAGCCGTACGTATATATTTAAGGTTAAATCGTACAGTGCCCATATAGTTAAAACATAATAATTACAGTCACTTATCATAATTAGTCGCTAGTTTTAAGTAATATTCTTAAATTTATCGAAAAACCCCTTGACATTTAAAGTAAAATACTTTATTTTTATATACAGAGTTAAACAGCATACTTAAAAATCATCCTCCATCCTCCTTTAAGAGAACGGGAGCACTTCTTGAGCAAGAAGTTCTCCCGTTTTTCATTATATAACCATTAGAATCTATATAATATTAGGATTATTGAGTAAAGTTATCAATTATCTCAAAGCACCAGACATTTCCACTAATTTGAGGATATTTTGTTCATAAAACACAACAAATCCCCTATTTTGTTATTCGTGATTGTTATAACGCTAGCGTTATCTAGCTGTGTACTTTTTAGAATGCTTGAGCTAAAAGACCAGCTAAATGATTTTGAAACTAATTTTGACTTAAACGATGAGAGCGGTCTTACCCTCGTTTTAAAAAACCCAGTTCTTCTATCAGATGATGTAATGTGGCTTATGAAGGGTAGTCCCACATCAGTAAAGCTAAATGAGCAAGGCCAGCTCTGGACCTATGTATTCGTAAAACAGCACACTACCTCTCAAGATGAGGGGGACTCTTTCGATATCCCGATCTTAATGGTAATACAGGATGAAAAACTTACACAAGTAACTTTTCCAGAGCGTTTTCTAAACAACCTCTCGATACCACTTCTTAAACAAATGCTCTCTTCTATGGGCAACGCTGACGTGAGTAAGCTTAAAAAAACTGCAAGCTCAACTTATTCTGGAGAAGATATACAGGAGATTCCAACCGCAGACAATGTAATGGAAACTCTTGGTCAGCCCTATGAGATAGAAGTCATGGATGATAAGTCAAAACTTACTTATCTCTATTTCCTACAAGACGCGCAAGGTAATGCTACAAAAGATAACTTAAACTTAGAGCTTTGGTTTACAGCCGGAAATGAAGATAAAGTGCTCACAAGCGTTGGCGGCAAGATCAGAGGAATAAAATTATATTTAAATTTTGATACACCTCAGAACTGAATATTTATCTATTATCTGCTGACAGCCGAAGGCCCTTTGGCACAAGTACCCGCTCAGATAAATCGAACAGTCCTTGTACTAAAAGAGCAAGCACAGCAGCAGGCACAGCTCCTTCTAAGATCAGCCCAATATTGTCTAACCTTATTCCAGTTAAGATTGGCTGACCATATCCGCCGGCGCCAATAAGCGCGCCTAGTGTGGCAGTTCCAACATTTATTACTGCTGAGGTTTTTATTCCAGAGAGTATTGAGCGAGAGGCAAGAGGGATTTCTATCAATCTAAGTCTTGCAAAATCACTTAGGCCGAGTGCCTCTGCCGATTCTTTTATGTCGGTTGGTATATCCTTTAATCCTGAATATGTGTTTCGAACTATTGGTAGCAGGCTATATAGAAATAGTGCTACAATTGCCGGCACGGCCCCTATACCGAAAAACGGTATCATAAAAACTAAAAGAGCAAGTGAAGGTAGAGTCTGAATTACGCCCACTATTCCTAAAACTAACTGTCCGACTTTCTGGTTTTTATATGCGAATATGCCAAGAGGAATCGATACAATAATCGCCGCGCTCAGTGATATAACTACCAAAAATAAATGCTGAAGGGTGTTTCTGTAGAGCCTACTAAGAAATGTCTCGCTTACAGGTGTAGTGTCGGCCAAATTCTCATCCCGAAGATAGTTAGATGCTATTACGCTGTCGGTAACGCCCTGCAATTTTGACTGAGCATTCATATCAACCATTTGCTGCTCTGAGATATTGCCTTGCAGATTTAATATCGCAGAAAGTGCGTCGGGATTTTTGCTGACCAGATCACTTCTATAAAGTAGTACTGCGAAATAGTCCTTAAAATGTTCTTCGTTATCCTTAAGAACTTTTATATTGTAGTAAGATATCTCAGCATCGGTTGAATAAAGATCAACTACATCTATGTGGCCGCTCTCTAGTCCTCGGTAGGCTAGGTCATGATCTAGCCCGGTAACATTTTGCTGCGGGAGATCATAGGCTTTCTTTATACTCGGCCAGCCGTCTCCTCTATTTAGAAACTCGCTTGTAAAACCAAATTTAAGATCCGGATGATTTCTCAGATCGGAAATAGTTTCTATACCTAGCTCACTGGCTCTTTCTTTTTTCATACCAAGTGCATAAGTGTTATTAAAACCAAGAGGGTCACTCATTTCTATACTCTGTTTTGAAAGCTGTTCTCTTAGTTGCGCCTGGCTTGAGATGTCTTGTGAGGAGTGGATCTCCTGGGTGATTGTCCCCGTATACTCAGGATAAATGTCTATATCACCTGTTCTAAGCGCGTTCCATAAAACTCTTGTGCCTCCAAGCTCTTTTCTATAATTCACCTGGGCGCCTTTTGATTCTGCGAGCTGTGTTATGATCTCGCCCAATATTACAGACTCGGTGAATTTTTTGGAACCTACTTTGATCTCAGTATTTTGTTCTTCTGAACTTGTGCAAGAAATTACAAATAAACATATCAGAATTGCAAAGATCATTGGGAGATTTTTCACTATATATCTCCTAATGTGTCCAGATGAGTTCTCTGGGCGTTGATAAAGTTTGTTACAAAGGGATCAGCCGGAGTCTTGGCCAGATCATATATGGTTCCTTGCTGCACCATTCGGCCATCTTTTATCAGAACAATCTTGTCTCCAAAAAACGCAGCCTCTCCTATATCATGAGTGACCATGACAACTGTTTTTTCGAGTTTGGTGAATATTTGTTTTAGGTCTTTTTGAAGCTCACTCCTAATAAGGGGGTCCAAAGCTCCGAGGGGCTCATCCAAAAGCAGTATGTCGGGGTCTAGTATAAGGGCGCGCATAAGGCTAAGACGCTGTCTTTGGCCACCTGAGATTTGAATGGGATACCGACTCAGCGCATCCTGGGGATATTTTGTAAGGGCGCAAAGCTCTTGTATTCGCTTCTCTATGCTAGAGTCCTGCCAACCTAGATATCTAGCCATAAGTGAGACATTCTCATGAGCAGTTAGGTTTGGAAAGAGTCCGCCCTCTTGAATTACATATCCCATCTTGTGACGCAGATGCATTATGTTGCTTGGGTTTATTATTTCTCCATCAACACTGACTTTGCCGATGTCGGGTCTTATTAAACCTATAATTGTTCTTAAAATTGTAGATTTACCACATCCGCTCGGACCGATTAAGCAGGTGGTACTTCCGGTCCCAATCTCCAGATTGATATCATCAACGGCCAAATTCTCACCGTAGCGTTTGGTAATGTTTGTGAGGTTTATCACGGCTCCATCACTGTCTTAGAACGATAGGGCTTGATCATATTTTTTTGATAGAAATATTTGCTGTCTGCAAAATTCAATTTTGTTTAGATATGCTGATTTCTCTTTTTCATTATCAGAAAGTTCATGGGATTGAGATAGCTTTTCAATTGCTTGGGTAAATTCGTTAAGCTTTATATGAAATTCTGCCATTGAAGTATTAAGCGCCACTTTCCTTTCCGGATTATTTTTAGTATCTATTTGCATTAGTGCAGATATTGCAGATTTTGGCCCTTCAAAATCACAAATTAAGTATGCTCTTTCGAGTGCTATATTGATCGAGTCATCAATTTCCAGATACTGATCATACAGTGACACTATCTTTTTCCAGTCAGTGGATTCGTAGTCTTTTGATAGTGCATGACAAGCGCATATGCCTGCTCTTAGGTGGTATTCGCTGACCTGGGTTCCGCCAGCTGATTTGTTTATAAACTCTAGCCCTTCGTTAATAAGTCTTTTGTCCCACAGAAGGCGATTTTGGTTTTTTAGATCGGGTACCCTGGCCACATTATTAATTATTGCCCTTAATCTTGATGCCTTAAGAAGCATGTAGGCAATAAGCGCATAAGTCTGGGGCTTATCAGCCTGAGGTTGTTTTAATAGTTCCTTAGTTGACTTTATAACTTCCCTGTATTCATCGCGCTCTTCATAGTTTGTGCCCTTGTAAGCGGCCTCAAAACAAAGATTATACTTCTCATATTTTATCTTTAGTTCTTGAGCCAGAGTGGTGCTCTTGGTTTTTGATTTCATAGCAGCATGATCTAAATATATTGGATTTATTGAAGGATATTATATCAGAAAAGTCGCAACTAAGTAGCTCTTTTACCAACCCTGTGTTCCAGGCTCACCTTTAAACGGTCCTACAATATCATCTGTTATCCAGCCGCCGTAGAAATTTCCTGCTTGAGCCCTGGCCACCTCACCATCGACAAAACAAGCGTCCATACTCTGGGGGTAAATTGCAACATAGTTTTTTATTGCTTCAAATGATGGTGTAGGATTTGGGTAGTACCAAGCCCCATTTCTGACGATTTTGTCATGCACTTTAATATCGTAATATGAAGCTGCGCCCTTCCACTCGCAAAGTGAGCGGCCCTCACCGGGCAAAAAGTACTTCATCTCAATATCTATTGTTGGTATGTAGTAAACTGGTGGGCTTGAGGTTTCAAGCACTCTTTTTACATCTGAGCTGTCAGCTATCAGAATGTCATTAAAAAAAACTTCTATATGTTTATCACTATCTTCAAGCCTGGGGGGTCTTGGGTAGTCCCATACTGATTCTTGTCCCGGCCCCGGCTCTATTCTTTTTCTGCTCATGATCTTTATTGTACTTCAAAATAAAGGATGCCAAACTTATTATTTTTATCTGTCCAAACTTTTTTAAGTTCATATGAGTCCGATATCAGATTCTCAAAATCCTCAATACTATATTTGTATGAATATTCTGTCAGTATTGTCTCGCCCTGTGAAAATTCTATATCAGCCCCATCTATGTATACTCTTTGCTCAGTAAGGCTTTTAATGTGCATTTCAATTCTGCCGTGGTGCTCGTTATAAAATGCAAAATGTTCCCAATCTTCCAAAATGAAGTCAGATCCGTGCTCACGGTTGATCCTCTCTAGAATATTTAGATTAAACTCTGCCGTGATCTCTTTCTTATCGTTATAGGCATCCTCAAGAGTTTTAGTGTCTTTTTTAAGATCAACACCTATGAGCAGCCCAGTGCCGCTGCCAAGCCTTTTACCTATATCATTTAAAAATTTAGCTGCATAATCAGGCTCAAAATTACCAATAGTAGAGCCTGGATAATAAACCACTTTTTTAGATGGAGTAAATTCATAATTAGGAAGACTAAATGGCTGTGTGTAATCAGCTGATACAGGAAGGATCCTGAGCTCGGGATAATCACTCGCTAGAGTTTTTACCGAGCTTAATAGATGCTCCTCAGATATATCAATAGGCACATATCCCGCAGGATTTTTAAGTCCTGAAAGTAAAAGCCGTATCTTTTTACTGCTTCCGCTTCCAAGCTCAATCAAAAGACAGTTCTCACCAAGAACTGCGCAAATATCCCCAATATTTTCACTCATAATTGAGGTCTCGGTCCTGGTTAGATAATATTCTTCAAGCTCGCAGATTTCATCAAAAAGCGCTGAGCCTTTTTGGTCATAAAAAAGCTTGCTCGGAAGCTCTTTTTGCTCTTTGTTAAGACCGACTAGAATTTCTTCTAGTAGAGATTCTTTCTCTGGTTCAAATTTTTTTAATCTGCTAAGGTTTCTATTCATTTGATGTGAGGGATAAATTCTATTTGCCGTCTTTGGCTAGCCTTATTCCCATAAACTGCCATCTGGAATTTGTAGGGAAAAAGTTTCTGTAAGTTTTTCTTATATGTGATTTTGATGTTGCGCAAGAGCCGCCTCTTAATACCATTTGATTGCACATAAACTTACCGTTGTACTCTCCCAGTGCTCCAGGGAGAGTTTTATATCCGGGATATGCAGAGTATGAGCTTTGCGTCCACTCCCAAACATCCCCAAACATCTGCTTTAGATTGCCACCGTTTGAATTTTGATCCAAACCCACTGGATGAAAGTTCAAATTGTCTACAAAATTCCCATCTATTTCTATATCAGATGCAGCAACCTCCCACTCGGATTCAGTTGGAAGTCTTCCGCCTGCCCATCTGGCAAATGCATCTGCCTCAAAATAAGAAACGTGGGTCACTGGCTCGCTGGGCTCAATTTCTCTAAGGCCGCTTAGGGTAAACTGCATCCATGAGCCATTTTGCTCTTTCCAGTATAGCGGGGCTTTCCAGTTGTTTGTTTCAACAGTAGCCCAGCCTTCTGATAGCCAGATCTCAGGAGTCTTGTATCCGCCGTCGTCAATAAACTCCATATATTCCGAGTTTGTAATAAGTCTAGAACCTAGCTTATATTCATTTAAATAAGCCTTGTGCTCAGGGTACTCATTGTCATATCCAAATCCCTGTCCGGTGTTTCCGATTTCATAGACTCCTTCATTAAAACTAGTCCATTTAAGCTCATTTGTTGCCAATGGGTTTTTACCATTAGTATTAGCTTTGCGATATATAGGGTGCAGGGGATTTTCTGATAGCACATGTTTTATGTCTGTTACTATTAGTTCTTGATGCTGCTGCTCGTGATGAATTCCTATCTCTACGACTGACTCTATATCTTCCCACTCTTTATCGTTCGCATTCTCCATAAAATTAAGCATGCTCTCATCAACATGGTTTCTGTAGTTGTAGGTCTGTTCAACTGTAGGTCTTGATATAAGTCCTCTTTTCGGTCTAAAATGCCTCTCTCCTGCCTGCACATAATAAGAGTTAAACAGATACGCATACTGTTGATTTGGCGACTTGTAATCAGGGAGCACTTTTGATAATACAAACGTTTCAAAGAACCAGCTAGTATGAGCAAGGTGCCACTTAGTCGGGCTTACATCTGGCATTGACTGGACAACATAATCCTCTATTTCAAGCGGCTCGGCTAAAGTATGAGAGAACTCTCTTACAGCCTTATAAGAGTCTATAAGCTCCTGTCTGGAATGAGCTTTTTTGGTATTTTCATTATTTGGAGAAGATTGTTTAGATGCCATCCTTACCTCCAGTAGCACTTAGTAGATATACGAGTGGTCCAATCATCTAGATTTATAAAAATGCATATTAATTTTATTTGCTTATTGAACTAAGTGTAGCAAATAGTTTGCTTTTTTCAAAGCATACTCTATAAATGTTATGATTTTGTTAATAAATCGCGGGTTTCAATTCAAAATGCATCAAAAAAAGCAATTTTAGCATTTTTTGGAGGATGTTTTCAAAAAAAACTACCTTTTCCTTACCTTTTTCATTCTTTCTATAAGCTCTTTTATTTCCTGTGCTTTAACCTTCATGCTTACCCTATTAACAACTAATCGCGCGGTTATATCGGCAATTGTCTCATACTCTACAAGGTTATTTTTCTTTAGTGTCTCTCCGCTTGCGGATAAATCGACTATTACATCAGAAAGCCCGACAAGTGGGGCAAGCTCTACAGATCCGTATAGTTTAATAATCTCAGCGCCTACACCTAGCCTTGTGAAATGTTCATATGTTGTTTTTGGATACTTAGTTGCAACCCTTAGTGAGCGGTTCTTTGAGAAGTCAAACCCCTTTGGCCCTGCTACAACTAATTTGCATTTTCCGATTCTAAGATCAAGCGGCTCATAAAGATCGGTCTTTTCCTCAAGCAAAGTGTCCTTTCCTACTATGCCGCAATCAGCTGCTCCGTATTCTACATATGCAGGAATGTCTGTAGGTCTTATGATTAAAAACTTTAAATTCTGATCGGGAAACTCAAATATCAGTTTTCTAGAATCTTTTAAAATACTGCCTACTTTATAGCCGGCTTTGATTAAGACCTCTCCTGCCTCTTCTAGCAGTCTCCCACGCGCAATTGCAATTGTAATCATTCCTTCTCCCTCCAGATTCTAGCTCCTAAGTTTTCAAGTTTTTTATCAAGCTCCTCATATCCACGGTCTAAGTGATAGAGCCTTGATACTTCTGTCCTTCCATTTCCGGCAAGTCCTGCTAGTACGAGAGACGCACTTGCTCTAAGATCGCTTGCCATTGTCGGTGCTCCGCTTAGTCCCGGCACACCCCTTACAACAGCGCTATTTCCAACAAGCTTTATATCAGCGCCCATTCGCCTAAGCTCTCCGGCATGCAAGAACCTCTGAGGAAATATAGTTTCTGTTATGATGCTCAGTCCATTTGATATGCTCATAAGAGTCATCATCTGCGCCTGCATATCGGTTGGAAATCCAGGGTAGGGAAGGGTTGTGAAATCTACGCTGTTAATTTCACCAGTACCCTTAATCCTGATTCCGCTGTTCTCTCTTGTTATTTCTGCGCCTGCCTCAATCAGCTTACCGATTAAAGCACCCATGTTTTCAAACCTGCAGTTTTTAACCAGTATATCACCCTGAGTTAAAACAGAGCCGACTAAAAAAGTGCCAGCCTCAATTCTATCAGGCATAACTTCATATTCCTTTATTGGATTTAATTTCTCAACGCCTCTAATTGTGATAATATCGGTCCCGACGCCGCTAATATCAGCGCCCATCTGAACTAAGAAATTTGCCAGATCTGTAACCTCAGGCTCACATGCTGCATTAAGTATTACCGTCTCACCTTGTGCTAAAACGGATGATAGAATAAGGTTCTCTGTTCCCGTAACAGTTGAAACATCAAAGGGAATTACTCCGCCTTTTAACTTTGGCGCAATTGTCTCTACATATCCTTCCTGTATATCAATCTCAGCTCCCAGAATAGCTAGTCCTTTTAAGTGCTGATCAATTGGCCTCTCGCCAATGGCGCAGCCTCCGGGCATGGAGACTTTAGACCTGCCAAACCTAGAAGTAAGAGGGCCAAGAACTAGGACGGATGCTCTCATTGTTTTTACTAAATCGTAGGGCGCTTCCCATGTGTCCATGTTAGTTGAGTCAATTACCAATGTTCCTTTCTCAAACTCAACCTTTGCTCCCAAAATCTCCAGGAGTTCTATCATGGTTCTAACATCAGCCAAGTCGGGCACATTAGTGATCGTGTTTTTCCCCTCTGCAATTATGCATGCTGCCATAAGGGGCAGAACTGCATTCTTAGCGCCGCTAACTACAACTTCGCCTTCTAGTCTTTTTCCGCCTTCTACAATTATTTTTTCCATTTAGCTCTTACCACTCTCTGTATTCCATTTAGATCTTTTGTTATTGATATATCACTGTATCCATTTTTTTTAAACAACCTTTGCACTATATTATTCTGTCCCTGTCCAATCTCTATCATGCACCACCCGCCGTCTTTGAGCACTCTTTTTGAATCTGAAATAATTTTCTCTATATAAAGGAGCCCGTCAGTTCCTGCTACAAGAGCGCCCCGGGGTTCATAATCTCTAACTTCAGCTTCTAACACACAGAACTCTTTTTCGCTTACATACGGAGGGTTAGATACTACCACATCAAATAAGCTCTCCTTAATCGATTCAAGCAAATCAGATT from Thermodesulfobacteriota bacterium encodes:
- a CDS encoding glycine betaine ABC transporter substrate-binding protein, with product MIFAILICLFVISCTSSEEQNTEIKVGSKKFTESVILGEIITQLAESKGAQVNYRKELGGTRVLWNALRTGDIDIYPEYTGTITQEIHSSQDISSQAQLREQLSKQSIEMSDPLGFNNTYALGMKKERASELGIETISDLRNHPDLKFGFTSEFLNRGDGWPSIKKAYDLPQQNVTGLDHDLAYRGLESGHIDVVDLYSTDAEISYYNIKVLKDNEEHFKDYFAVLLYRSDLVSKNPDALSAILNLQGNISEQQMVDMNAQSKLQGVTDSVIASNYLRDENLADTTPVSETFLSRLYRNTLQHLFLVVISLSAAIIVSIPLGIFAYKNQKVGQLVLGIVGVIQTLPSLALLVFMIPFFGIGAVPAIVALFLYSLLPIVRNTYSGLKDIPTDIKESAEALGLSDFARLRLIEIPLASRSILSGIKTSAVINVGTATLGALIGAGGYGQPILTGIRLDNIGLILEGAVPAAVLALLVQGLFDLSERVLVPKGLRLSADNR
- the ispE gene encoding 4-(cytidine 5'-diphospho)-2-C-methyl-D-erythritol kinase, with protein sequence MSYIKLLSPAKVNLTLEILGLRQDGYHELRSIIQPVNLFDEVQIELEEGSGIDLDSNGLDIPKGSDNLAWKAADLFIKASGLESRVKIFIKKQIPQGAGLGGGSSNAGAVLVGLSRLTKALSEQELANIAPQLGADVSFFIRSQSAVMEGIGEKITTLREFPSFHYVIVCPNIHSSTQEVYQKWDELNNQKQIETISDEDFNKHIEDFNNKDVEPPLQNDLEPAAMALYPEIKAYKEILSSLGLKSVLMSGSGSCVFALFREEDEANEIYEYLKTSPTFRVFLAKTVKGWHKLI
- a CDS encoding ATP-binding cassette domain-containing protein, with amino-acid sequence MINLTNITKRYGENLAVDDINLEIGTGSTTCLIGPSGCGKSTILRTIIGLIRPDIGKVSVDGEIINPSNIMHLRHKMGYVIQEGGLFPNLTAHENVSLMARYLGWQDSSIEKRIQELCALTKYPQDALSRYPIQISGGQRQRLSLMRALILDPDILLLDEPLGALDPLIRSELQKDLKQIFTKLEKTVVMVTHDIGEAAFFGDKIVLIKDGRMVQQGTIYDLAKTPADPFVTNFINAQRTHLDTLGDI
- a CDS encoding CAP domain-containing protein, with product NPAPPTNQPIAAPTPAPTAQPTSQPTSPTPFPIPTQAPNPTPAPTPLPTAAPTPRPTSSPPGGLNDFQSEVLDLVNNARAQARNCGSDFFPSAPPVGWDERIQDAAQLHSEDMADNQNFSHTGTNGSDTGDRLLMQNYNWNSWGENILVGLDNAPDAVDAWIGSSGHCSIIMSPSLREVGAGFAQGIFQGRTSFYWTLVFATER
- a CDS encoding DUF427 domain-containing protein; the encoded protein is MSRKRIEPGPGQESVWDYPRPPRLEDSDKHIEVFFNDILIADSSDVKRVLETSSPPVYYIPTIDIEMKYFLPGEGRSLCEWKGAASYYDIKVHDKIVRNGAWYYPNPTPSFEAIKNYVAIYPQSMDACFVDGEVARAQAGNFYGGWITDDIVGPFKGEPGTQGW
- the egtB gene encoding ergothioneine biosynthesis protein EgtB — translated: MASKQSSPNNENTKKAHSRQELIDSYKAVREFSHTLAEPLEIEDYVVQSMPDVSPTKWHLAHTSWFFETFVLSKVLPDYKSPNQQYAYLFNSYYVQAGERHFRPKRGLISRPTVEQTYNYRNHVDESMLNFMENANDKEWEDIESVVEIGIHHEQQHQELIVTDIKHVLSENPLHPIYRKANTNGKNPLATNELKWTSFNEGVYEIGNTGQGFGYDNEYPEHKAYLNEYKLGSRLITNSEYMEFIDDGGYKTPEIWLSEGWATVETNNWKAPLYWKEQNGSWMQFTLSGLREIEPSEPVTHVSYFEADAFARWAGGRLPTESEWEVAASDIEIDGNFVDNLNFHPVGLDQNSNGGNLKQMFGDVWEWTQSSYSAYPGYKTLPGALGEYNGKFMCNQMVLRGGSCATSKSHIRKTYRNFFPTNSRWQFMGIRLAKDGK
- the hisG gene encoding ATP phosphoribosyltransferase; the encoded protein is MITIAIARGRLLEEAGEVLIKAGYKVGSILKDSRKLIFEFPDQNLKFLIIRPTDIPAYVEYGAADCGIVGKDTLLEEKTDLYEPLDLRIGKCKLVVAGPKGFDFSKNRSLRVATKYPKTTYEHFTRLGVGAEIIKLYGSVELAPLVGLSDVIVDLSASGETLKKNNLVEYETIADITARLVVNRVSMKVKAQEIKELIERMKKVRKR
- the egtD gene encoding L-histidine N(alpha)-methyltransferase, translated to MNRNLSRLKKFEPEKESLLEEILVGLNKEQKELPSKLFYDQKGSALFDEICELEEYYLTRTETSIMSENIGDICAVLGENCLLIELGSGSSKKIRLLLSGLKNPAGYVPIDISEEHLLSSVKTLASDYPELRILPVSADYTQPFSLPNYEFTPSKKVVYYPGSTIGNFEPDYAAKFLNDIGKRLGSGTGLLIGVDLKKDTKTLEDAYNDKKEITAEFNLNILERINREHGSDFILEDWEHFAFYNEHHGRIEMHIKSLTEQRVYIDGADIEFSQGETILTEYSYKYSIEDFENLISDSYELKKVWTDKNNKFGILYFEVQ
- a CDS encoding gamma carbonic anhydrase family protein, which gives rise to MIYSLGERKVEILAEDYFIADNATVIGSVVIHNDVSIWFNVVIRGDNDVITIGEGTNIQDAVVIHTDGGIPLDIGKGVTVGHQAMLHGCTVGDNSLIGINSVILNNAKIGNNCIIGANSIVPQGKEIPNNSLALGSPAKVIKKVDEKVVEELKYSARHYIENFKRFKKELHKQD
- the murA gene encoding UDP-N-acetylglucosamine 1-carboxyvinyltransferase, whose protein sequence is MEKIIVEGGKRLEGEVVVSGAKNAVLPLMAACIIAEGKNTITNVPDLADVRTMIELLEILGAKVEFEKGTLVIDSTNMDTWEAPYDLVKTMRASVLVLGPLTSRFGRSKVSMPGGCAIGERPIDQHLKGLAILGAEIDIQEGYVETIAPKLKGGVIPFDVSTVTGTENLILSSVLAQGETVILNAACEPEVTDLANFLVQMGADISGVGTDIITIRGVEKLNPIKEYEVMPDRIEAGTFLVGSVLTQGDILVKNCRFENMGALIGKLIEAGAEITRENSGIRIKGTGEINSVDFTTLPYPGFPTDMQAQMMTLMSISNGLSIITETIFPQRFLHAGELRRMGADIKLVGNSAVVRGVPGLSGAPTMASDLRASASLVLAGLAGNGRTEVSRLYHLDRGYEELDKKLENLGARIWREKE
- a CDS encoding DUF6596 domain-containing protein, encoding MKSKTKSTTLAQELKIKYEKYNLCFEAAYKGTNYEERDEYREVIKSTKELLKQPQADKPQTYALIAYMLLKASRLRAIINNVARVPDLKNQNRLLWDKRLINEGLEFINKSAGGTQVSEYHLRAGICACHALSKDYESTDWKKIVSLYDQYLEIDDSINIALERAYLICDFEGPKSAISALMQIDTKNNPERKVALNTSMAEFHIKLNEFTQAIEKLSQSHELSDNEKEKSAYLNKIEFCRQQIFLSKKYDQALSF